In one window of Lacticaseibacillus casei DSM 20011 = JCM 1134 = ATCC 393 DNA:
- the fusA gene encoding elongation factor G: protein MANKREFPLDRTRNIGIMAHIDAGKTTTTERILYYTGKIHKIGETHEGASQMDWMPQEQERGITITSAATTAFWKDHRVNIIDTPGHVDFTIEVERSLRVLDGAITVLDAQSGVEPQTENVWRQATTYGVPRLVFVNKMDKIGADFNYSLQTLHDRLQANAHAVQLPIGAEDKFEGVIDLIDMKADLYDEDELGTKWDTVDIPDDYKEAAQKAHNELIEAVADVDDGIMDKYLEGEEISNAELKAAIRKATINLEFYPVLAGSAFKNKGVQMLLDAVIDYLPSPLDVRPYHATDPESGDAVELTAGDDKPFAALAFKVATDPFVGRLTYIRVYSGTLEAGSYVLNATKDNRERVGRLLQMHSNHREEIPEVFSGDIAAAIGLKNTTTGDSLTDVDHPLILESLDVPDPVIQVSIEPDSKEDQDKLDVGLQKLSEEDPTFKAETNPETGETLIAGMGELHLDIMVDRLKREFKVAAKVGEPQVAYRETFTKEASAQGKFVRQSGGKGQYGDVWIQFTPNDEGKGFEFENAIVGGVVPREYIPAVEQGLKEAMANGVLAGYPLIDVKAKLYDGSYHEVDSSEAAFKVAASMALKNASKSAGAVILEPIMHVEVVAPEEYLGDVMGQITARRGRVEGMEARGNAQLVNAMVPLAEMFGYATTLRSATQGRGTFTMTFDHYEPVPKSIQAEIIKKNGGGVATKE, encoded by the coding sequence ATGGCCAACAAACGTGAATTTCCGTTAGACCGTACCCGTAATATCGGGATCATGGCTCACATCGATGCCGGTAAAACGACCACGACTGAACGGATTTTGTATTATACCGGTAAAATTCATAAAATCGGTGAAACTCATGAAGGAGCTTCACAGATGGACTGGATGCCACAGGAACAGGAACGTGGGATCACCATCACCAGTGCTGCTACTACGGCTTTCTGGAAGGATCACCGGGTCAACATCATCGATACCCCAGGGCACGTTGACTTCACCATTGAAGTTGAACGTTCGCTGCGTGTGTTAGATGGTGCGATCACCGTTTTGGATGCCCAATCCGGTGTTGAGCCGCAGACTGAAAACGTTTGGCGTCAAGCGACAACTTACGGCGTTCCGCGGTTGGTTTTCGTTAACAAGATGGATAAGATCGGTGCGGACTTTAACTATTCCCTGCAGACTTTGCATGATCGTCTGCAAGCCAACGCCCACGCTGTTCAATTACCAATCGGTGCTGAAGATAAGTTCGAAGGGGTCATTGACCTGATCGACATGAAGGCCGATTTGTATGACGAAGATGAACTCGGCACCAAGTGGGATACGGTTGACATTCCTGATGACTACAAGGAAGCAGCCCAAAAGGCTCACAACGAATTGATTGAAGCCGTTGCTGATGTTGATGATGGCATCATGGACAAGTACCTTGAAGGCGAAGAAATTTCCAATGCTGAATTAAAGGCAGCGATTCGTAAGGCTACCATCAACTTGGAATTCTACCCGGTTCTTGCCGGTTCTGCTTTCAAGAACAAAGGTGTTCAGATGTTACTGGATGCCGTTATCGACTACTTGCCATCACCGCTGGATGTTCGGCCGTATCACGCGACCGATCCTGAATCCGGGGATGCTGTTGAGTTGACGGCGGGCGACGACAAGCCGTTTGCTGCCTTGGCCTTCAAAGTTGCGACTGATCCGTTCGTTGGCCGTTTGACCTACATCCGGGTATACAGTGGCACACTGGAAGCCGGTTCGTATGTCTTGAATGCAACTAAGGACAACCGTGAACGTGTCGGCCGTCTGTTGCAGATGCACAGTAATCACCGGGAAGAAATTCCTGAAGTATTCTCCGGTGATATTGCTGCGGCGATCGGCTTGAAGAATACCACAACCGGGGATTCCTTAACCGACGTCGATCATCCGTTGATTCTTGAATCCTTGGATGTTCCGGATCCGGTTATCCAGGTTTCCATCGAACCTGATTCCAAGGAAGACCAAGACAAGCTGGATGTTGGCTTGCAGAAGCTTTCCGAAGAAGATCCGACCTTCAAGGCTGAAACCAACCCTGAAACCGGTGAAACTTTGATTGCCGGCATGGGCGAACTGCATTTGGATATCATGGTTGATCGTTTGAAGCGTGAATTCAAAGTGGCTGCCAAAGTCGGCGAACCACAAGTTGCTTATCGTGAAACCTTCACGAAGGAAGCATCTGCTCAAGGTAAGTTCGTTCGTCAGTCTGGTGGTAAAGGTCAGTATGGTGATGTTTGGATCCAATTCACACCAAACGACGAAGGCAAAGGCTTTGAATTCGAAAATGCGATCGTCGGTGGGGTTGTTCCGCGTGAATATATCCCAGCCGTTGAGCAAGGTCTGAAAGAAGCCATGGCCAATGGTGTTCTTGCCGGTTATCCATTAATCGACGTTAAAGCCAAGCTTTACGATGGTTCTTACCACGAAGTCGATTCTTCCGAAGCTGCCTTTAAAGTGGCTGCTTCCATGGCGCTGAAGAATGCTTCAAAGAGTGCCGGTGCGGTTATTCTTGAACCAATCATGCATGTTGAAGTTGTCGCACCTGAAGAATACCTTGGCGATGTGATGGGCCAAATCACGGCACGTCGCGGTCGCGTTGAAGGTATGGAAGCTCGTGGGAATGCGCAGTTGGTTAACGCCATGGTGCCGCTTGCCGAAATGTTCGGTTATGCAACCACCTTGCGTAGTGCAACCCAGGGCCGTGGTACCTTTACCATGACCTTCGACCACTACGAACCAGTACCAAAGAGCATCCAAGCAGAAATCATCAAGAAAAATGGCGGCGGTGTCGCAACCAAGGAATAA
- the rpsG gene encoding 30S ribosomal protein S7, with the protein MPRKGSVAKRDVLPDPVYNSKLVTRLINHLMIDGKRGKASTILYDAFDMIKKQTGNEPLDVFEEAMKNVMPVLEVKARRIGGSNYQVPIEVRPDRRTTLGLRWIVQYSRQRGEHTMDERLAKEIMDAANNTGAAVKKREDTHKMADANRAFAHYRW; encoded by the coding sequence ATGCCACGTAAAGGCAGTGTTGCAAAACGCGATGTATTACCTGATCCAGTTTACAATTCAAAACTGGTGACTCGCTTGATCAACCACTTGATGATTGACGGCAAGCGCGGTAAGGCATCAACAATTTTATATGATGCATTTGATATGATTAAGAAACAAACCGGGAACGAACCGTTAGACGTTTTTGAAGAAGCAATGAAGAACGTTATGCCGGTCTTGGAAGTTAAGGCTCGCCGTATCGGTGGTTCTAACTACCAGGTGCCGATCGAAGTTCGTCCGGATCGTCGGACCACACTTGGTCTTCGCTGGATCGTTCAGTATTCCCGTCAACGCGGTGAACATACGATGGACGAACGGTTGGCTAAGGAAATCATGGACGCCGCTAACAACACCGGCGCCGCAGTGAAGAAGCGTGAAGATACCCACAAGATGGCAGACGCCAACCGGGCATTTGCACATTATCGTTGGTAA
- the rpsL gene encoding 30S ribosomal protein S12 → MPTINQLVRQGRKSKTTKSDSPALNFGYNSKKKSLTSNPAPQKRGVATRVGTMTPKKPNSALRKYARVRLSNLIEVTAYIPGIGHNLQEHSVVLIRGGRVKDLPGVRYHIVRGALDTAGVDGRMQGRSKYGAKRPKKK, encoded by the coding sequence ATGCCTACTATTAATCAATTAGTTCGCCAAGGTCGTAAATCCAAAACAACCAAGTCAGACTCTCCTGCGTTGAACTTCGGTTACAACAGCAAGAAGAAGAGCCTTACCAGTAATCCAGCACCGCAAAAACGTGGGGTTGCTACACGTGTCGGCACCATGACGCCTAAGAAACCTAACTCTGCTTTGCGGAAGTATGCCCGTGTTCGTCTGTCCAACTTGATCGAAGTGACAGCTTACATTCCGGGGATTGGCCACAACCTGCAGGAACATAGTGTTGTCTTGATCCGTGGCGGCCGTGTTAAGGACTTGCCAGGGGTTCGTTATCACATTGTTCGTGGTGCGCTTGATACTGCCGGTGTTGACGGCCGGATGCAAGGTCGCTCCAAGTATGGTGCAAAGCGCCCTAAGAAGAAGTAA
- a CDS encoding ISNCY family transposase: MKKVVLTMKEEERYRVIKAVVNGKTSVQRAAVKLKRSERTIYRLIKLYKQQGKDGFIHGNAGREPANKRNAQLERQIIHLYTNKYAGFNIAHFHEFLTTAEQIAISESSLRLLFRHHHILSPKAHKATKRRVKRELKEKEKKAKLLSKRDEATLSAIEVVENIKAHPERPRKHYSGEQVQMDASWEYWFGTQKTTLHAAIDDQSGNVVGGYFAKQETLSGYYHVFAQVLRDYGAPAEFLTDRRTVFNSNKKEGSPSTENPLTRFGYACQTLGTELSATSIPQAKDRIERLLETFQDRLTSELRLHNITTIADANRFLVGFIKRYNDRFASTIKSSMSMFEKQLTPKEIDNILIIANERSIGHGHCVRFDNKRYLPHRNGELVYLPPHTKVLVIKSFTGRLYMTTDDDQVYDLFCVPKEQFMSAKFDLTPAAAPTPKRTKKIPAITHPWRRTNYRDYLDSLGINRTRVKQLVAERYPYKNSQAIQV; this comes from the coding sequence ATGAAGAAGGTTGTCTTAACAATGAAAGAAGAAGAACGTTACCGAGTCATCAAAGCAGTGGTCAATGGTAAGACCTCCGTGCAACGCGCAGCCGTTAAGCTCAAGCGCTCCGAACGAACCATCTACCGACTGATCAAGCTTTACAAGCAACAAGGCAAAGACGGCTTTATCCATGGTAATGCCGGCCGTGAGCCTGCCAACAAACGCAACGCGCAACTCGAACGCCAGATCATTCATCTGTACACCAACAAGTATGCCGGTTTCAACATCGCTCATTTCCACGAGTTCTTAACCACTGCCGAACAAATCGCCATCTCCGAATCCTCACTCCGGCTCTTATTCAGACACCACCACATCCTTTCACCCAAAGCCCACAAGGCCACGAAACGTCGGGTCAAGCGTGAGTTAAAAGAGAAAGAAAAGAAGGCCAAGCTCCTATCCAAACGTGATGAAGCCACCTTGTCAGCCATCGAGGTCGTTGAAAACATCAAAGCCCATCCAGAACGTCCTCGGAAACATTATTCTGGTGAACAGGTACAAATGGATGCTTCCTGGGAGTATTGGTTTGGTACTCAAAAAACCACCTTACACGCAGCCATTGATGATCAGTCCGGGAACGTTGTCGGCGGCTACTTTGCCAAACAAGAAACACTCAGCGGCTATTATCATGTGTTTGCCCAAGTCCTTCGCGATTATGGCGCTCCAGCAGAATTCCTAACGGATCGGCGCACCGTGTTTAACAGCAACAAAAAAGAGGGCTCACCTTCGACCGAGAACCCTCTTACACGTTTCGGTTATGCCTGCCAGACACTTGGAACAGAACTTTCGGCCACCAGTATTCCGCAAGCCAAAGACCGTATAGAACGTCTTCTGGAGACTTTTCAAGATCGGCTCACAAGTGAACTGCGGTTGCATAACATCACCACAATCGCAGATGCCAATCGGTTTTTGGTCGGCTTTATCAAGCGTTACAATGACCGCTTCGCATCTACCATCAAAAGTAGCATGTCGATGTTTGAGAAGCAACTAACACCCAAGGAAATTGACAATATTTTGATCATTGCCAATGAACGCAGCATCGGCCACGGACATTGTGTTCGCTTTGATAACAAACGCTATCTGCCACACCGGAATGGCGAATTGGTTTACTTACCACCGCATACAAAGGTCTTAGTCATCAAAAGCTTCACGGGCAGACTTTATATGACCACTGATGATGACCAGGTGTACGATCTTTTCTGTGTGCCAAAAGAACAGTTCATGTCAGCCAAATTCGATCTTACACCAGCTGCGGCACCAACTCCTAAACGAACCAAGAAAATCCCGGCAATTACGCATCCGTGGCGCCGCACCAACTATCGCGATTACCTTGATTCTCTTGGCATTAACAGGACAAGGGTTAAACAGTTGGTCGCCGAACGATATCCATACAAGAATTCACAAGCGATTCAAGTCTAA
- a CDS encoding peptidase, translating into MIPGIMLLGVAKFTMDLTADNRYFHCCLAVLLGMVAQTWLTLLLSVGLLVFSVADWRERAVSAVWFGSWCSLLLIRFPCDWFNLCLLAALLGGLAIASHGLSSADVILIAVLGGVLQL; encoded by the coding sequence ATGATTCCAGGAATAATGTTACTTGGTGTTGCGAAGTTCACCATGGACTTGACGGCAGATAACCGGTATTTCCACTGTTGCCTGGCTGTGCTTTTAGGGATGGTTGCCCAAACTTGGCTAACGTTACTGCTGAGTGTGGGTTTATTGGTTTTTAGTGTGGCTGATTGGCGGGAGCGGGCGGTGTCTGCCGTTTGGTTTGGGAGTTGGTGTTCTCTGCTCCTCATCCGCTTTCCTTGCGATTGGTTTAACCTGTGTTTGCTGGCTGCTTTGCTTGGTGGGCTTGCAATTGCCTCGCACGGACTAAGCAGTGCTGATGTGATCCTCATTGCCGTGTTAGGTGGCGTTCTTCAACTTTAA
- the rpoC gene encoding DNA-directed RNA polymerase subunit beta' has translation MIDVNKFESMQIGLASPDKIRSWSYGEVKKPETINYRTLKPERDGLFDERIFGPTKDWECACGKYKRIRYKGIVCDRCGVEVTRSKVRRERMGHIELAAPVTHIWYFKGIPSRMGLVLDMSPRSLEEIIYFASYVVIDPGDTPMEKKQLLTEREYREKREEYGKTFNAKMGAEAIKELLQDVDLDKEVTELKDDLKSAQGQKRTRAIRRLDILDAFKESGNDPAWMVMDTIPVIPPDLRPMVQLEGGRFATSDLNDLYRRVINRNNRLKRLLDLNAPSIIVQNEKRMLQEAVDALIDNGRRGRPVTGPGNRPLKSLSHMLKGKQGRFRQNLLGKRVDYSGRSVIDVGPWLKFYQCGVPREMALELFKPFVMRELVKRDMASNIKNARRKIDRQDDDVWDVLEDVIKERPVLLNRAPTLHRLGIQAFEPVLVDGKSIRLHPLVCEAYNADFDGDQMAIHVPLSDEAMAEARMLMLAAHHILAPKDGKPIVTPSQDVVLGNYYLTMEQKGREGEGMIFKDTNEILMALQNGYVHLHSRVGVAANSFTNKPFTDDQKQKIMVTSVGKAIFNEIMPKDFPYLNEPTQDNIVNGVPDKYFIDKGEDIHAYLADAPLIDPFKKGFLSDIIAQVFKVYKVQRTSDLLDDMKTLGYTQSTNSGLTVGISDITNLKEKPEIVAAAHKKVATVSKQFRRGLITDDERHDRVIQIWNDAKDEIQQKLVDSFDPNNPISMMSDSGARGNISNFTQLAGMRGLMAAPNGGMMEVPVISNFREGLTVMEMFMSTHGARKGMTDTALKTADSGYLTRRLVDVAQDVIVREEDCGTDRGLVVRAIREGNEMIEPLYDRLVGRFTMKDVLDPKSGKVLVKRNTLMDEDMAQKIVDAGVEAVTIRSVFTCNTKHGVCQKCYGRNMATGEQVEVGEAVGTVAAQSIGEPGTQLTMRNFHTGGVAGGEDITQGLPRVQEIFEARNPKGEAVITEVTGEVTAIDENPAEHTREITVKGETDTRTYSVPYASSVAVAEGDHVNRGERLTGGSIDPKQLIKVRDVMATENYLLSEVQKVYRMQGVDIGDKHVEVMVRQMLRKIRVMDPGDTNILPGTLLDIADFKEKNTQAIISGGIPATGRPVLLGITKASLETNSFLSAASFQETTRVLTDASIRGKNDPLVGLKENVIIGKIIPAGPGMATYRHEEPKSVGTVSDSVYSISDIEKQMKEKDSQQKDDQQDDTDNK, from the coding sequence TTGATTGATGTCAATAAGTTTGAAAGTATGCAAATCGGCTTAGCCTCGCCGGACAAGATTCGCAGCTGGTCGTATGGGGAAGTCAAAAAGCCTGAAACGATCAACTACCGAACCTTAAAGCCTGAGCGGGACGGCTTGTTCGATGAACGCATCTTCGGACCGACTAAGGACTGGGAATGTGCCTGTGGTAAGTACAAGCGGATCCGCTATAAGGGGATTGTTTGTGATCGCTGCGGGGTTGAAGTCACACGTTCCAAGGTTCGGCGTGAGCGGATGGGCCATATCGAATTAGCCGCACCGGTCACCCACATCTGGTACTTCAAGGGCATCCCGAGTCGGATGGGTCTGGTACTGGATATGTCGCCACGGTCACTTGAAGAAATTATCTATTTTGCTTCTTACGTTGTGATTGATCCAGGCGATACGCCAATGGAGAAAAAACAACTTCTGACCGAACGCGAATATCGTGAAAAGCGCGAAGAATACGGCAAAACCTTCAATGCCAAGATGGGCGCTGAAGCCATCAAGGAATTGTTGCAGGATGTCGATCTCGACAAAGAAGTTACCGAATTAAAAGACGACCTGAAGTCAGCGCAAGGCCAAAAACGGACGCGCGCGATTCGCCGGTTGGACATTTTGGATGCCTTCAAGGAATCCGGTAATGATCCGGCATGGATGGTCATGGATACCATTCCGGTCATTCCACCGGATCTGCGACCAATGGTTCAGCTCGAAGGCGGCCGGTTTGCGACGTCTGATCTGAACGACTTGTATCGGCGGGTCATCAACCGTAACAACCGTCTAAAGCGCCTGCTTGACCTGAATGCACCAAGCATCATTGTCCAAAATGAAAAGCGGATGCTGCAGGAAGCGGTTGACGCTTTGATCGATAATGGTCGGCGTGGTCGTCCGGTTACCGGCCCAGGCAATCGTCCGCTTAAGTCCCTGTCACACATGCTTAAAGGGAAGCAAGGCCGGTTCCGTCAGAACTTGCTTGGTAAGCGGGTTGACTACTCTGGTCGTTCCGTTATCGATGTCGGCCCATGGCTGAAGTTTTATCAGTGTGGCGTGCCGCGTGAAATGGCTTTGGAACTCTTTAAGCCATTCGTGATGCGCGAACTGGTTAAGCGGGACATGGCAAGCAACATCAAGAATGCCCGGCGCAAGATCGATCGGCAGGATGATGACGTTTGGGATGTGCTTGAAGATGTTATCAAGGAACGGCCGGTACTCTTAAACCGTGCGCCTACGTTGCATCGACTTGGTATTCAAGCGTTTGAACCTGTTTTGGTTGATGGGAAATCCATTCGGTTGCACCCACTGGTCTGCGAAGCGTATAACGCGGACTTTGACGGTGACCAAATGGCGATCCACGTGCCGTTGTCTGATGAAGCAATGGCTGAAGCACGGATGCTCATGCTTGCGGCACACCACATTTTGGCGCCAAAAGACGGCAAGCCAATCGTTACCCCTTCGCAGGACGTTGTGTTAGGTAACTATTACCTGACCATGGAGCAAAAGGGTCGCGAAGGCGAAGGCATGATCTTCAAGGACACCAACGAAATCTTGATGGCACTGCAAAATGGCTACGTTCATTTGCACAGTCGCGTTGGCGTCGCAGCCAATTCCTTCACTAACAAGCCATTCACTGACGATCAGAAGCAAAAGATCATGGTGACAAGTGTCGGCAAGGCGATCTTTAACGAGATTATGCCAAAAGACTTCCCGTATCTGAATGAGCCGACGCAAGACAACATCGTCAATGGTGTGCCAGATAAGTACTTCATTGATAAAGGTGAAGACATTCACGCTTATCTCGCGGATGCACCTTTGATCGATCCGTTTAAGAAGGGCTTCTTATCCGATATCATTGCGCAGGTCTTCAAGGTTTATAAGGTTCAGCGGACCAGTGATTTGTTGGATGACATGAAGACTTTGGGCTACACGCAATCAACTAATTCCGGGTTAACTGTCGGAATTTCCGACATCACTAACCTGAAGGAAAAGCCGGAAATTGTGGCTGCTGCCCATAAGAAGGTTGCAACTGTTTCTAAGCAGTTCCGGCGTGGGTTGATCACCGATGATGAACGCCATGATCGGGTTATCCAGATTTGGAACGATGCCAAAGATGAAATTCAGCAAAAGCTGGTTGATTCTTTTGACCCGAACAACCCAATCTCCATGATGTCTGATTCCGGTGCCCGTGGTAATATCTCGAACTTCACTCAGCTTGCCGGTATGCGTGGTCTGATGGCTGCGCCTAACGGTGGGATGATGGAAGTGCCGGTTATCTCGAACTTCCGTGAAGGTTTGACCGTTATGGAAATGTTCATGTCCACTCACGGTGCTCGTAAAGGGATGACCGATACGGCGCTGAAGACGGCTGATTCAGGTTACCTGACCCGGCGGCTGGTTGATGTGGCGCAGGATGTCATTGTTCGTGAAGAAGACTGCGGCACCGATCGTGGTTTGGTCGTTCGCGCTATCCGTGAAGGTAACGAAATGATTGAGCCACTGTATGATCGACTTGTCGGTCGGTTTACCATGAAAGACGTTCTTGATCCTAAGAGCGGCAAAGTCCTGGTTAAGCGCAATACCTTGATGGACGAAGATATGGCACAGAAGATTGTGGATGCCGGTGTTGAAGCCGTCACTATCCGTTCGGTCTTCACCTGCAATACCAAACACGGTGTTTGCCAGAAGTGCTACGGTCGTAATATGGCAACCGGCGAACAGGTTGAAGTCGGCGAAGCAGTCGGAACCGTTGCTGCCCAGTCAATCGGTGAACCAGGTACCCAGTTGACCATGCGTAACTTCCATACCGGTGGTGTTGCCGGTGGCGAAGATATTACCCAAGGGCTGCCTCGTGTTCAGGAAATTTTTGAAGCACGGAACCCTAAAGGTGAAGCTGTGATCACGGAAGTAACCGGTGAAGTAACTGCTATTGATGAAAATCCGGCTGAGCATACGCGTGAAATTACGGTGAAGGGTGAGACTGATACCCGAACCTATAGCGTACCCTATGCATCCAGTGTGGCAGTTGCGGAAGGCGATCATGTTAACCGCGGCGAACGACTGACAGGTGGGTCAATTGATCCTAAGCAGTTGATCAAAGTGCGCGATGTGATGGCAACCGAAAACTACCTGCTTTCTGAAGTCCAGAAAGTTTACCGTATGCAGGGTGTTGATATTGGTGATAAGCACGTTGAAGTCATGGTTCGGCAGATGTTACGCAAGATCCGCGTCATGGATCCGGGCGATACAAACATCTTGCCAGGAACATTGCTCGACATTGCGGACTTCAAAGAGAAGAACACGCAAGCGATCATCAGTGGTGGCATTCCGGCTACCGGCCGTCCGGTGCTGTTAGGGATTACCAAAGCTTCCTTGGAAACCAACAGCTTCCTGTCAGCTGCTTCCTTCCAGGAAACAACACGGGTTCTGACCGATGCTTCTATTCGCGGCAAGAACGATCCGTTAGTTGGCTTGAAGGAAAATGTCATCATCGGGAAGATCATTCCGGCTGGCCCCGGGATGGCAACGTATCGTCACGAAGAACCAAAGAGTGTCGGTACCGTTTCCGACAGTGTCTATTCGATTTCTGACATTGAAAAGCAGATGAAGGAAAAAGACAGCCAGCAAAAAGACGACCAACAGGATGATACTGACAACAAGTAA